The sequence gtgcgtcactgccaaggactaccaaaccgttctggaggaccatgtgcactcaatggttcaaacattgtctCCAGAAGGCAgtgccatgtatcaggatgataatgcaccaatacacacagcaagactggtgacagagtgatttgatgaacatgaaagtgaagttgtgctgcaaattctcacaacacaaacaaatttttaaaaaacgagctggagctgcattttctcacaacaaaaacaaatgaatgtaacgtgctgcatttttctcacaacacattcaaaaacatcggaacacaacggaaatgtttcaagtggACCCAAAAAGTGATGGACACCGCTGTGCCATGAATATtactcagtgaagttgtaggtgatcatTGAaatgtgagttttttgtttgtttattttaacatcctgattctcttgtcttttgtattttattagtctaaataaccataacctaaacaGCTGGCtctgtcacgttttagggtccacttgaaacatttctcctgtattttgtgctacaagtgttgtgagaaaatgcagcttgtttttttaaaaatgtgtttgtgttgtgagaatttgcagcacatgtgctgtcaaacggatgaaggtcttaatttgctgttttgtttttttgtaattgcatgtgttttcttaaattgcagcacgttaagctctcttggccatcGTACATTTCAGATTTATTGTCCATCCCtgtatattttaatgcatttatttaataaagtaaatcTTAAGACCGGGGGGAAAATGACAAGCCTTTACATTTCACTGTAGGGGGACTGTTAGTTTTAAGTATTGCTTAAATGCCAAAGAAGAAAGGAGACACTAAAAAATGGCTACAATTTCAATGgttaaaaactaacaatgcagAATTCTCTGCAGGTCAGGACACTTAAAATTGTATGCTTTTTGTTGGCATTACTgttgttctttttatttatttatttattttgtttcagtaATGTACATTAGAGTTTTCTATTACACCTATAATTTTGATAAAATATGCTTATTGCGTTACTTTATTATGTGTGTTACTATggtggtgtttagtagctgtgaaTGACACTGACCACCTTCTTTATATTAACTGTGTTTCTCTGCTTGTGAGAAAAGTTGATGAGCATTgatttgtcatatttcattttctCGTCCACACCTGctcatggtgttttttttttttgtttttttttgtctgttacaAAGATACAATGTGTATGTTAGTACCTTTAGAACATTTGAGTATATAACACCATAAATAATGAAACATAGAAGTTAAAAAAGAGCAGGAAATGTATAAAAAAGCTTAATTTAAACTCAAACAGCTGCATTTTCAATACATtacctgcctctctctctctctctctctctctctgtgtcactTGTTTCTTCTTTTGATTTTTAACCAGTACAACATAGTTATTTTGATCCACCAGCGCAAAATATGAATATCTTTTCCTAATGCAacataaagtcaaataaaaaaaacattcaactgATTTAAAAACTGCAAGTATTGCTCatttcccatatcataattgtccacaagagggcagTGACACTTGTGACATGATGCAAAAGGCACAGTGAAGGATTACGCTGTTAGCATGAGTGCTTTCAATCTAATTATAGCACGTGGAGAAAACAGCTTGACAGCATGCAGCCTTTGCACAGTACTTCGTCTTGTTTTATTCTTAAAGTAGATTTAAGAACAAGTCGGGCCTATTAGTAGGCCAATACTGCTCTCTATTCATCCTTGCTCTGAATTTTTTAGCTGGAGCGAAAAACGTAGTTTGATTCAGCTAGTTTACTGTAGCCTATATAGACATTTAACATGTAGCCTACTAATTAAGACACAAAGCATTCTCAAAATTAAACCCCTTGAATAAATCCTATATGATGTAAATTacgattttattattaaaatttctgATTATCAGATTTGTAATATGCTAAGTTTAATCAGGTGGGGGATTGTCTGAAATAGAAACGCTGTTAATATACCTGTTATCCTGGATGTGTACAATGGTGACATCATGGCCTTGAAAGGTAAGTTTTAATTGAAAAGTAagtttaaatttttgggtgaactatccctttaatgccaaaacaaaatgtaaaaatgtttattttaattaaaatattaataataatcacatcATTCTTAGTTTCTTGTCATTTTGAATATGCATATTCTCCTTGATGCCAGATTTGTCATGTGGGTGGTTGAGCAAATGACAAAATTCACAGAATAAATGAATAAGGTTAGGTCTAGAGGCTTCACATGTTACTTATTTCACAGGTTTCCCATTTCAAGTGCCTTAATCACTACTTACAGAAATCAGATTTGAACGCACTAAAGTAAATATGGTACACAAGATTATAATGATAAAGCACCCTCTTATTTAATGCACTTTTATCAAGGTGCAACACTGTTCTAAAACTAGACTAAgtcttattatggtggcttgagaaagccaacatgcTGTTAAACTATATAAACGTATCattcttccgtcttcttcttcttctgagactaatttctatatgcatctcctcctagaccgttgatactacaaccaccaaactgacaccaaacctccaaacttgtctgactcgggttgcaatcttttccaactgatccgacttacgaatttccgaaaactgacctggaatattctgaaaagtcccattgacttaacattgtgCCAaattttgtgacctcataactttccaCCAGACTGCCATACAaacttaaggttgggctcatttaactcagactaccaatctgccaatcactgatgacctttcaacttactagccacaccctagcaaccacttatgggACCCTAGCAACTGTcatatagacttccattgtaaacactgccattgactttacattggacatactaacaacaaaccaatccatattagaaacatactaacaacatatcAATCCTTGCTAAAAACCactaacatactaatcatactagcaacatgctaattcatactaaattcatgctaacaacatgctagtttataatagaaacatgttagcaacatactaatttatactagaaccatgctaacaacatgcacaTTTATGCTAAAAAcaggctaattcatactagaaccatgctaacatAATGCAAATTTATGCTAAAAAcaggctaattcatactagaaccagaACCATGCTAACATAATGCAAATTTATGCTAAAAAcaggctaattcatactagaaccatgataatttatgttagcaactgcctagtaaccactcagaacaccttagcaactgcctagaatcactttagcaaccactcagaacaccttagcaactacctaacaacaccttagtaaccacctaaaacaccctagtaactgtctagcaaccactcagaacaccttagcaatgccttagcatcCACCTAGAACACACtggcaaccatctagcaacaccttagtaaccactcagaacaccatagcaacaccttagtatccactcagaacaccatagcaactgcctagcaaccactcagaacaccctagcaaccacctaacaacatcttagcaaccatctagcaatgctttagcaaccacttagcaaccactcagaacaccttagcaatgccttagcaaccactcagaacaccctagcaactgcctagcaaccacctagagcaccctagcaaaaccttagcaaccacccagaacaccctagcaatgccttagtaaccactcagaacagcctagcaactgcctagcaatgccttagcaactgcttagtggtcgacctagcaaccacttagaataccatagcaactgcctagcaacgccttaacaTACAGTcaaaacaacctagcaacactctagcaaccacgcagaacaccctagcaatcgcatagcaacaccttagcaatgactcagcacacccaagcaaccacctagcaagaaacatgccaatccatagtAGAAACCTGCTATATCTAGTTCTCTGTTTATGCCAACtgcttcaaacttcttaaaaactacttcaatgaTTTAAACTTTGAAGCTGTTTCAAATTTTCAGACTggactttctcaagccaccataaagttggTCTATGAACTTTACTTTGTTGTTCTGGGGCCTTTTTATGCCTTTGGATATTAAAAGTATTGCAAATGTGGTTAGTTTtttttcagtgatgggttgcaactggaagggcatccgctgtttaaaacatgtgctggataagttggcggttcattccgctgtggcgaccccagattaataaagggactaggccgaaaagaaaatgaatgaatgaaatgttgttagttttagtttcaaATCTAAAGGCTGGCTCTTAGACTGGTGTGTTGATGGATTTTGTAGTATGTTTAATACAGTGTCAGTGTAGCAGGAGTAGCCTGCAATATGTACTTACATAAAGGAGCACAGGAGAAAAGTGTTTTGCTTATAAAACTATGTTGTGTTTATCCTTGATGAATTAAGTGCATTCACTTTTTTTCTGTcacatgaaaagaaaagaaagacatttaCAAGCTGCGGACACGGTAAACATGCAACGATGGACATTTTGAAAATAACCATACATCAGATTTGTGAGGTAAAATCTCATTACTGTGGTATCGTAGCATTTGTGCGAGTGACCCGCTGATCTGCTCAGTGTCTCTGGGTTAAAATCAGATGGGGGATTGAGAGTCCGTTTTCTCTCTCCACCACCTGCATAATCCTGTAAGAAAAGGTGATCTCCAGGTGAGACAAGGCAATCCTAGTGCCACGAAGGACAGAAATGTCTGCCTAGATGTGTCAGATGATCTACATCGAATAACAAATAGGCCTATATGCAGAATTAGCCATTTTTTGACCATCTTGCAGTATGTGCGTTTAAACTATGCTTTCATTTCGCACATTGATTTTGAAGGTTTGTCCGTCACACGTTTGTCAGCTGCGTAACCATGTAGTTGGCTGGTGTTCAACATGACCTAGAAAGTTTGACTGAGCTTTAATGTCTCATTGTGGTGTACGTGAATGAGACCCCCCTCCCCCCAGTCTGTTTTAGAAGCAGAAGACACTTTTAGTATGGATTAACTCATATTAGCTTAGCTTTAGTGGACTGAATTAGGTTATACTGATGCGCCCAGCCTTATACAGAGATCACTCTCAAACAGTAGAAGAATTGTGTAATTCTTGTAACTACATGACCCCTGACTGGAGCATGCCCTATCCATGTCGGCATGGGATAACTGTAACCAAATGGGGTCCGCATGACTCTTAAATCAGCAGTTAGTTTTTACATAATATAGCTATTCTTTTTgggtacattttattttttttattaagatttgttttgattcataattattccttttttatttttattaatttctttatgtgCATTATAAACTTTATTCTTAAACATTTGTCATAAtttacatttgaagagttcagatgcaaaaacctctaaatgtcatctgaaatgttctcctaaaattaCCATTTTCGTCAGCcttctatgtttatgttcagttaattCACTTTAAAGGCATTGTAAATaacttattcgtcactataaaagtcaaattactgagcctacacacaggagtcagAGAAAAATGATAATTTGACCTCCATTTGACATCCAGTCATTGAtgtccttttgaccaccaaaattatgatacaaaaatatatataatataagaaaagttttattaATCTGGAAGCTTCAATAGCAAATTACAAATGTACACTAGGTTTTGTATCCCTACAATACATGTAAACtactttgatgtcaaaacaacaccGAATTGACATCAAAAATTGGTGTCAAAAACAAATCATTGGTTTTTTACACTAATGTTAGATGTAAattagatgtcattttgacagCAACGTAGTCAGTTTGacttattttgttatgttttttaagGTTTGGGTTGTTCAAAAGACAAAATCGTTAAActctacattatttatttattatgtcatAATTGTTCAATATTCAAATAGCCAAATTTTGGAAAGTTGAATGTGGTATGTGCTATTGTTTTTTGCCTAATAAAAGACTATAGGCTACaggttttaatttaaaactttaacagatttcaTTTTTTCTGATGAGACATGATTAAcaaatttgaattttaaaaataagtattttttcttcatatttctttattcttaaTCGTTAGGAATTTTAAtacatccgacaagctaatccatcTACATatcatgcttaaaatgtcactaaatgcagtatttaaacctcataattaaatagaaaaaaattaagtaaataactgCAATAAGCTCCACTTTTGGAGAACAAAGAACCactcctttcaccaggctggctacgggcctggaaAGAAATCCTTTTGGCCATAAAATAActcattttcttaaaataaacttatatattttatactaatttttcttcagcttaatccctgtTTATCAGGAattgccatagcagaatgaacagccattTTCTCTGGagattgttttacacagtggatgcaacCCTCAGTGATGGGAAAAACCCACAGACTCTCCCATTTacaaactatggccaatttatgtAGTTTATCCATTTCATTTgcattgcatgtctttggactgtgggggaaactgaagcacctggaggaaacctaagttaacacagggagaaaatgctaactccacacagaaaggcctcctggaccagctgggactcgaaccagaaaccttgcTAAACACGTTcacatgtttatatattttataatactgAATGAAAATACTGCCTAATGACTTTCATATGTCTATAATGTAATAATCTTATAatgcaaaacaacatcaaattgacattaaCATAATAAAACATGCATAGAATGCCTATCGGTTTGAAGTCAAAACATTAACATCTGTTTGACCTCCAGATATTGATGCCCTTTTGGCCACCAAAACCATGACACAAAACATAATGTAGGAAAAGTTttcttcatctgaaagcttcaattacaaatttacactggattttgtatacttacaatgcatgtaaactaccttgatgtcaaagcaacatcaaactgacatctaaaattgatgtcaaaaaacatttaaaatcgaTTTCAGGACTGTTtttcaatttgatgtcattttgacctcAAAGTAGTCAGTTTGGCTTATTTTTTTGATGTGGTTTTCAAGATGCCCACTGGGAAATATTTTGACCACTGACCACTTAACCATTGTGCCATTGCCTTGTATTATATGGTTTATTCTAAAACGTGcacatgtttaaatattttataatactgAATGAAAATAATGCCAAATGATCTCTCTATAATGAATTTTGTTCAGTTTGTGGAATTAAATTAATTTGGGAGCTGGGAAAATGTGGATAGCCTTAGTATTTAAATGAGGGAATTAAAGCAAAAGCTAAGGCTCATTAAAGAAGGAGAGACTGACACACTGCAGAAAAGAGGTCAGTGCAGCAGAGTTCAACACATGAAGGTGAGAGGTTTGACTTTACAAATGTCATTTTTACAATGCATCAATGGTTCAACAATGATAAGctgaatttatttgataaaaaggcataaaatgagttgaaatactGTGCAAACTTAGGACAGAAATTCATCAGAATTCTAAAAAGTGTGTGATTTCTTGCTTTTAAAGTACATCCAAGTGTGCATTTATATTGTTCTGATGATTTATCTGTTGATGAGGATGTGCAAAGTGTAATGAATCCCTGAGTAAAAGTGCTGTATAGTTAGAAATCAGAAGATACAGTTTGCATTAATTGTGGTGAAAAGGAGTTCGATAAAAAGCAGGCAAACAATTCAAATCAGCAATTAAAAtcctaaaatgaattttaaataataatctaattGACTGAGCCAGCAGTGGGACATCAGCCCCTATCTTTGGCATTTAGTGTGGCAATAGCACATTAGCCATTGGCCtataaacaacagcagaaagTTTTAGTGTGTCCTGCTAGCCTCAGCATTTTGTACTCTCCATGCTGAGCTGTTAGCTCCCACATTTTTGCTCCTCTCATCGTATCACCATTTATGTTTAGACAACAGAGCCCGGTGGCCATCCGTTTACTAGCGCTCTGCATCTGCCTAAATATAGTCAGCCCTAAAGCTTCTTAGTGGGAGAACCCTCTTATAAGTTCCTTTCCTTGAACAGTAGCTGAGTATAGACCACACAAATATACTTAAGTGAAAATCCCTTGCAGGTATTTAATTCTAAATGAGTAATTACTGGGTTGTCAGTGTGTCTTGGTCTGTAGGTGCGCGCATCTTAGTGGCTCATTCGCGCCTTGGCTTCAAAGCAAGTCGCACACAAACGCTCTGAACGCTGGCAGTAGCAGCTTCTAGACTGATAGTGCTGTCCACAGAGTGTTCATTTCTCTAGGGCAGGTAACCCGACAAAGCTGCCAAAATGTGTGACATGGGGGGACTCGATAACTTGGTGGCCAATACGGCCTACCTGAAAGCCCAAGGGGGTGACGACAAGGAGATGAAGAAACGTCGCCGGAGTCTGTCTCTGCCCAAGCCGGAGCAATGTGCTTCGCTCAGGACGAGTCTGGACAAGGACTTTGAATCCCTCTGCGAAAAGCAACCTATTGGAAAGAAGCTGTTCCGCCAGTACCTCAGTCAAGCAGGGCCAGAGTGCACCACCGCTGCAGACTTTCTGGATGATCTGAACGAGTGGGAACTGTCCGAGAGTGCTGCCAGAGATAAGGCCCGTACAAACATCATCAACAAGTTCTGCAAAGAGGGTTCCAAAAGTTCTCTCACCTTTCTGACCGGAGATGTAGCAACCAAGTGCAAGGCGGTTTCCGATAAAGATTTCGAGGAGGTGATGGGACAGGTGAAGACTGCCACCAAAGAGTTTATCAAAGGCAAGCCGTTTGCAGAATACCAAGCAACTCCGTTCTTTGACAAGTTTCTACAGTGGAAAGAGTACGAGAAACAACCCATCAGTGAGAAGTACTTCTACGAATTCAGGACTCTTGGAAAGGGTGGATTTGGAGAGGTAGGTGCTTTTTTAATGCGGTGCAACTTATTTTATGTCTTCAAAGTTCTTGAATGAAATATTTAGATGTTGACCATGTATATACGCTTCAAGGTGTGCGCGGTGCAGGTGAAGAACACTGGCCAGATGTACGCCTGTAAGAAGCTCTGCAAAAAACGCCTCAAGAAGAAACATGGTGAGAAAATGGCTCTGCTCGAGAAGAAGATCTTAGAGAGGGTCAACAGCCTGTTCATTGTCAGCTTGGCTTACGCTTTTGACACCAAGACCCATCTCTGCCTGGTCATGAGCTTGATGAATGGAGGTGATCTCAAGTATCACATCTATAACATTGGGGAGAAGGGAATCGAAATGGATCGAATCATCTATTATACCGCTCAGATCGCAACCGGGATCCTTCATCTGCACGACATGGACATCGTGTACCGTGACATGAAGCCAGAGAACGTGCTTTTAGATAGCCAGGGCCAGTGCCGCCTTTCAGATCTTGGTCTTGCTGTGGAGATTGCTGTTGGGAAGACCATCAGCCAGAAGGTGAGTTCTTCGTCTCTTGTTATGATTTGTTCCACTGAAGCCACAGGATAgtatttgagtgtgtatgtgtgtgcatacgAGATGAAAACTGATGTGTGGAGAGCGGTTCCCAAACTACATCAAAGTACTTTGACTGTGAAACTAAAACGACAGACTACCAAGTCCATATTGTGTTTCAGAGTGTTGTTGAAGTCTATTTCAATTATCCAATGGGTTTTATgctctgaagtttttttttttttaataataactataactaataataacttcCAGTCATAGTTGATGTGGCCGTCTTCAATTTCCCGAGATTtactttacagcatcgataatgtaatttaatcaaaatatagtcaGTTTAATAGACCTgcgcatttatttagttgttcaagcgtaacaTGAGGTGAAAAGCTGTATAAATGTAAGTGCAATGAGGAGCAGTAGCCTAGCCCCGAAAatccattgaatatactgtgggaaaataaatgttcataatttaaagacatggcatggaacAGTGGAATTAAATGTAATGCTTCTTGTCCAGTGTAAGACCTGCTTGATATAGCATCTCAAACCAAATCTTAAACAGAGTTTGTAACGGCATGACAGTTTGCCAGAAGTGGGCTTACTTGAAAGTCTTCAAGCATATGGTCCA is a genomic window of Danio aesculapii chromosome 2, fDanAes4.1, whole genome shotgun sequence containing:
- the grk7a gene encoding rhodopsin kinase grk7a: MCDMGGLDNLVANTAYLKAQGGDDKEMKKRRRSLSLPKPEQCASLRTSLDKDFESLCEKQPIGKKLFRQYLSQAGPECTTAADFLDDLNEWELSESAARDKARTNIINKFCKEGSKSSLTFLTGDVATKCKAVSDKDFEEVMGQVKTATKEFIKGKPFAEYQATPFFDKFLQWKEYEKQPISEKYFYEFRTLGKGGFGEVCAVQVKNTGQMYACKKLCKKRLKKKHGEKMALLEKKILERVNSLFIVSLAYAFDTKTHLCLVMSLMNGGDLKYHIYNIGEKGIEMDRIIYYTAQIATGILHLHDMDIVYRDMKPENVLLDSQGQCRLSDLGLAVEIAVGKTISQKAGTGAYMAPEILNETPYRASVDWWALGCSIYEMVAGYTPFKGPDAKKEKVEKEEVQRRILNEEPKFEHKNFDAATTDIIKQFLKKKIDERLGCKNDDPRKHEWFKSINFARLEAGLIDPPWVPKPNVVYAKDTGDIAEFSEIKGIEFDAKDDKFFKEFSTGAVSIAWQQEMIDTGLFDELSDPNRKESSGGSDDDKKSGTCTLL